Below is a genomic region from Caulobacter rhizosphaerae.
GGCCTCAGTCGTCCCAGCAATGCTTTCAGCGGATCGCCGCCGGCCTTGAAGCCTCCGGCCGCGGTGATGGCCTCGCCTGACGCCAGCACCGCCAGCGGCCGCCCCGCCAGGCCTAGCGGCCCCGGCGCGGCGATGAAGGCCGGCTTGCCGCCGCCGCCCGCCAGGTGGGCCTCGACCGGGGTGCGCCAGGCGTCCGGCAGCATCAGATCCTCGCCCAGCGCCAGGATCCAGGCGCTTCTGGCCGCCGCGCAACCCGCCGCTAGCCGCGCGCCGGCGTCCCCAGCCGCCTGGACCACCCGCGCCCCACTGTCCTCGGCGATGGCCAGGGTGGCGTCTGTGGAGCCGGCGTCGGCGAACACCACCGCCTTGACCAGGCCATCGACGGCGGCCGGCACCAGCAGGGGCAGGACGTGGACCAGGCGCGCGGCGCTGTCGCGGGTGGGCAGGACGACGGTGATCATGGGTCCTGCTTCCGATCACCCGCTACCCAGGTCAAGCCGAGACTTGCCCCGCCGAAGCATGGCATAGCCGCCGCATGATCCCGACCAGCGCTTTCGCCGCCTTCCTGTTCGACATGGATGGCACGGTGACCAACTCCATCGCCGCGACAGAACGCGTCTGGACCGCCTGGGCGCGGCGCCACGGTCTGGATGTCGAGACCTTCCTGCCCACGATCCACGGCGTGCGCGCGGAGGAGACCATCCGCCGCCAGAACTTGGCCGGCGTCGACATCGCCCAAGAGGTCGCGGCGGTCCTGGCGGGCGAGATCGCCGACATTGACGACGTCCACCCGATCCCCGGCGCGGAAGCTTTCCTGCGCGATCTGCCCGCCGATCGCTGGGCGGTCGTCACCTCCGCCCAGCGCGACCTGGCCTTGAGCCGCCTGACCGCCGCCGGGCTCCCGATTCCGACGGTGCTGGTCACGGCCGAGGACGTCTCGCGCGGCAAGCCCGCGCCTGACGGTTACGTGCTGGCGGCCCAGCGCCTGGGCGTCTCGGCCGACGCCTGCCTGGTGTTCGAGGATGCGCCCGCCGGCGTCCTGGCCGGCGAAGCGGCCGGCGCTCAGGTGATCGTCATCACGGCCGCGCATCGTCACCCGTTCGAGACGGAACATCCGACCCTGGCCGACTATTCGGGCGTCCGGGCCAAGCTCGGGCCCGACGGGCTGCGTTTGTCCAAGGCCTAGGGGTCTGTGGACAGTCGACGATCTTGGGCCGAATTCCTCGTCCTTCGACAGGCTCAGGATGAGGAATTCTACTGAACCGCCCTACAAGTCGCCTCATCCTGAGCCTGTCGAAGAACGAGGCGGCAGCTCGACGCTAAACGCCTACCTGTCCACAGAGCCTAGGGGGCCGACCTCAGAATAGCGACAGCTGGTCCCCCGCCTTGGCCGGCACGGCGAACTGGGAGAGGTCCAGCGGGGCCAGCTTGCGGTCAAGGCCGAACCGCGTCCGCGCCAGCCTGAAGCGCTGGCTCATCACCTCGGCCACGGGGCCTTCGCCGGTCATCCGCTTGCCCCATTCGGTGCTGTAGGCCGCCCCGCCGCGCATCTGGCGGACCAGGGACATCACCCGCCGCGCGCGGTCTGGATGTTCGGCCGCCAGCCATTCCTCGAACAGGTCCTTGATCTCCAGCGGCAGGCGCACGGCCACGTAGCCGGCCGTGGTCGCCCCGGCGGCGGCGGCGGCCTCGAGCACGGCCTCCATCTCGTGATCGTTCAGCGACGGGATGGAGGGCGCGAACATCACCGTGGTCGGGACGCCCGCCGCCGCCAGCTGGCGCACCGCGTCCAGCCGGCGCTTGGGCGTGGCGGCCCGCGGCTCCATGCTGCGCGACAGCCGGTGGTCCAGGCTGGTGATCGACACCGCCGCCCGCGCCAGCCCCGCCTGGCCCATCGGCCCGAGGATGTCGAGGTCGCGGGTGATCAGGTTCGACTTGGTGATGATCGAGAACGGATGGCGGAACCGCGCCAGGGTCTCCAGCACCGCCCGCGTCACCCTCAACGTCTTCTCGTCCGGCTGATACGGATCGGTGTCGCCGCCGATATGGATGACCTTGGGGAGGTATTTCGGCCTGGACAGCTCGCGCTCCAGCAACTTGCCGGCCTCAGGCTTGAAATAGATCTTGGTCTCGAAATCCAGGCCGGCCGAGTGTCCCAGATAGGTGTGGGCCGGCCGGGCGTAGCAGTAGATGCAGCCGTGGCTGCAGCCGCGGTAAGGGTTGATCGAGCTTTCGAAGCCGACGTCGGGGCTGTCGTTGCGGGCGATGATCGTCCGCGACTTCATCGGCTGCAGGACGGTGGCGATCTGGGCCGGTTCTTCCTCCTCGCCCCAGCCGTCGTCGAACGCTTCGCTGACCTGGGACTCGAAGCGGCCCGTGCGATTGGACTTGGCCCCGCGCCCCCGTGCGCTGGACGGCGGATGACCGGGAAGATTGGCGGGAGCGACCATGATCGGCACCATGAACCGCCAACGAGAACAATTCAAGAACACAAATGCTCGCACCGGGGCGGCGCCCGGTCGGTTTCGCGGCGCCCCGGACCGCTTGTCACGCCCCCCGATCGCCTTCGCTGACAGGGGCCGGCGTTCATGCCAAGCTCGCCATGAGGCTGCCGGGCGAAAGGCGCGCGGCCCTCGCATCGGGAGGCTCCCCATGACCACCAAGCCGGACGACAAGGTCGAGACCAAGACCGAGGTCGAAGCCCCGCACGTCGCCAAGGTCGGCGTGATCGACACAGGTCACAACGTCACCAGCTTCAACGAGGAGCCGATCAACGGCCTGCTGGCCGACATCGCCGACGGCGACGCCTGATCGACGCCCGACCTGTCGCCCCGCCTCCGGGGCGACAGCGCTTCCTCTGAGCCATTTGTTCAAAACCATCGCCGATAGTCGAAAAGCATCACCCTCGATCACCATGTAATCAAGGCGTCACCCAGACAACCTTCCTAACGTGCGAGAAAAACTGGCAAAACATTGATCGCTTTCTTGAGATCATAAGCTTGACTACAACTGGATTGCGGATCGCGCCATTGCGGCCACGCTCGGCCAATGCTAGCAAAATCGTAACTGAACCTGACGCGACGGCGCGGAAACGGTTTCGGTAGAGAGGCGGCGAGTTGGACATGACTTCCCCGGACGCGACCCCGACCTCCCCTCTGCCCCGCGACAGGACCCTGGTCCTGGCGCGCCTGGTCGCCGACGCCTCGCGCGCTTTCGACGAGGATCCCGACACCGCGCGCGACCTGGTGCGTCGCGCGAGTCAGCTCCTGGAGGCTGAAGTCCAACGCCTGGCCCGCGACCAGCAAACCGGCAGGCTGGCGCCCTGGCAGGTGCGCGCCGCGACCGCCTTCATCGACCAGAACCGCGACCGCAACCTCCAGGTCCGCGATGTGGCCGCGACGGTTCGCCTGAGCCCCAGCTACTTCTCGCACGCCTTCAAGGAAAGCTTCGGCCAGTCGGCCAAGAGCTACATCATCGAGCGGCGCATCGCCCGGGCCAAGCACCTGATGCTGACCACCCGGGACACCCTGGCCCAGATCGCCCTGGCCTGCGGGTTCTCCGACCAGGCCCACTTCTGCCGGACCTTCGGCGCGGGGGTCGGCCAGACGCCCAGCCGCTGGCGTCGGGAGCACCAGGAACGCCCGAGCGATCCTGCCGCCCTGGCGGCCTGATCGAAGCCGCGCGGCCGCGCCCTCTTGTTCCCGCGCCCGCCGAGCCCCAAATTCGAGTCTCCGACAGGAGATCGACTTGCCTTCACCGTTCCAAGGACACGAGGTCGAGGCGCGACTGCGTCCGACCGCCAACGCCTATCCCTTCGACCTTGATCGTGCGCTGTCCTCGGTGGTCGCCCTGGAGGCCCAGGTCCCGGCGGACGCCTTCACGGCCCGGATCCTCGGGACTGAGCGGCTGGGCAATGGCGTGGTGATCAGCGAAAACGGCCTGGTGCTGACCATGGGCTATCTGGTCACCGAGGCCAGCCAGGTCGTGCTGACCCTGAACGACGGCCGGCGGGTGCAGGCCCACGTGCTGGGTTTCGACAGCCAGACCGGGCTGGGCCTGGTGCAGGCGCTCGAGCCCCTTGGCCTGCCGGCGCTGCGCCTGGGCGCGTCGAAGGTCCTGGAGCCTGGTAGTCCGGTCGTCATCGCCGGGGCCGGCGGGCGCGCCCACGCTGTCGCGGGCCGGGTGCTCACCCGCATGCCCTTCGCCGGCTATTGGGAATATCTGCTGGACGAAGCGATCATCACCGAGCCCGCCCATCCGCACTGGAGCGGCGCGGCCCTGGTCGGTCCCGAGGGCGAACTGGTCGGCGTCGGCTCCCTGAGCCTGGCCGGACAGTCGCGCGACGGCCAGGCCAAGCCGCTGAACCTGTTCGTGCCCGCCGACCTGCTGCCGCCTATCCTGGACGACCTGGCGCGCGGCAAACCGGCCCATCCGCCCCGCCCCTGGCTGGGCGTGTTCGCGCAGGAAACCGAATCGCATGTCGTGCTGGTCGGCGTGTCGCCGGGGAGCCCGGCCGCCCGGGCAGAACTTCGGGCCGGCGACCTGATCCTGGCCGTCGCGGGCGATGAGGTCTCCGACCTGGCCGAGTTCTACACCGCGTTGTGGGATCAAGGCCCGGCCGGCGTCACGGTCCCGCTGCGGATCCAGCGCGAACAGGACGTCTTCGAGGTCGAAATCCGCTCGGTCGACCGCAACGCGCTGCTGAAAAAGCCCCGGCTGAACTAGTTTGAGCCGGGATACCGGCCGTCCTTGATCGGCCACCCTACGTTGAAGCTCAAGAAGCCCCTCGGCGCCGTCGCAGGAATAGGCGGCGCTGACGGTCGCGCCTGGCCCGCATCGGCGGCCTACTCAAGATTGTTGGCGCTTGTGGCTTGTACGACAATTCCAGCCAGTTTAATAAAACAAGTTAATTAAAGTGTATCCCCGACGCTGGGGGCGGCGACAAGCCGCCGCTCTCGGCGGACAGGGCAAAAAACACGAGCAGGCACAGCCAAAGGCGTGCTGACATTGGGAGAGGAAAAAGTGAATAAGAAGAAGATGTTGCTGGTCTCGACCGCGACGCTGGCCTGGGCGTCCAGCCTGTTTGTCGCGACGGCTCACGCCCAGACCACCGGAGGCGAAGGCAAGGAATCGGCCGACCAGATTTCCGAGGTCGTCGTCGTCGGCCAGCGCAAGGCCATCCAGTCGGCCCAGGACCTGAAGAAGAACTCCGAACAGATCGTCGACTCGATCACCGCGGTCGACATCGGCGGCCTGCCGGACCGGTCGGTCACCGAGGCCCTGCAGCGCGTTGCGGGCGTCACCATCGGCCGGACCACGCAACCCCGGGACGTCGACCGCCTGAACGCCGAAGGGTCGGGCATCCAGATCCGCGGCCTGACCTGGGTCCGCTCCGAACTCAACGGCCGGGACATCTTCTCGGCGCGCGGCGGCCGGGCCATCTCCTGGGAAGACGTGACGCCCGAGCTGTTCGCTGGCGTCGACGTCTACAAGAACCCGTCGGCCGACATCGTCGAAGGCGGCCTGGGCGGCACGGTGAACCTGCGCACGCGCATGCCGTTCGATCAGAAGGGCCGCCAGCTGGCCTTCTCGGCCGATTACACGCGCGGCGATCTGCGCAAGGAAGGCTCACCGTCGGGCAGCGTCCTCTACAGCAACCGTTTCGATACGCCCGATGGCGGCGAGTTCGGCGTGCTGCTGAGCCTGTCCAACTCCAAGCTGAAGACCGCGGTGAACACCGTCGCCGTCGATCCGTACAACGCCCACGGCATCGGAGTTCAGTCGTCCTATGACGGGGGCGCCACGCTGAACTTCAACGGCGACAATTCGATCGCCGGCCAGCCGCTGAGCCGAGTGTTCGTTCCGGTCGGCATCCAGTATCGCAACAACGACCAGGACCGGGACCGCAAGGGCTACTACGCGGCGTTCCAGTACCGCCCCAACGACAATCTCGAGGTCTACACCACCTTCTTCCGCACCGAAGCCAAGCAGACCTTCATGGACCGCTTCGCCCAGACCTCGGCCTGCTGCTCGGCGACCAACAACCAGTCGTTCGTGGTGGGTCCGGCGGCCGGTACGTCGTTCACCTTCGACGAGGACGGCAACTTCGTGAAGGGTCAGCTGGTCGACGGCGGCGGCGGGGGCAATGGCGTGGCCAACACGTTCCTGCTGAACCTGGGCACGCGCTACGGCCAGGTGAAGGACAACACCAACGACATCTCGGCCGGCTTCAACTGGACCAACGATCGCTGGGCGATCTCCGGCGACCTTCAATACGTCTATTCGCACCGCGAAAGCACCGACATGACGGTCTACAACACCGTCACCCTGGCGGGCGGCTTCGGTCTGGACCTGACCGACGACCTGCCGAAGATCAGCATGGCCAACGTCACGGCCACGCCTTCGGCGTTCAACCTCTACGCCGCGATGGACCACATCGACGACAACGACGCCCGGGAATATGCGGGCAAGTTCGACGTCACCTACTCCTTCGACGACGACAAGCTGATCAAGGACATCAAGGTGGGCGTTCGGGCGACAT
It encodes:
- a CDS encoding PA0069 family radical SAM protein, translating into MVAPANLPGHPPSSARGRGAKSNRTGRFESQVSEAFDDGWGEEEEPAQIATVLQPMKSRTIIARNDSPDVGFESSINPYRGCSHGCIYCYARPAHTYLGHSAGLDFETKIYFKPEAGKLLERELSRPKYLPKVIHIGGDTDPYQPDEKTLRVTRAVLETLARFRHPFSIITKSNLITRDLDILGPMGQAGLARAAVSITSLDHRLSRSMEPRAATPKRRLDAVRQLAAAGVPTTVMFAPSIPSLNDHEMEAVLEAAAAAGATTAGYVAVRLPLEIKDLFEEWLAAEHPDRARRVMSLVRQMRGGAAYSTEWGKRMTGEGPVAEVMSQRFRLARTRFGLDRKLAPLDLSQFAVPAKAGDQLSLF
- a CDS encoding helix-turn-helix domain-containing protein; its protein translation is MTSPDATPTSPLPRDRTLVLARLVADASRAFDEDPDTARDLVRRASQLLEAEVQRLARDQQTGRLAPWQVRAATAFIDQNRDRNLQVRDVAATVRLSPSYFSHAFKESFGQSAKSYIIERRIARAKHLMLTTRDTLAQIALACGFSDQAHFCRTFGAGVGQTPSRWRREHQERPSDPAALAA
- a CDS encoding HAD-IA family hydrolase, whose product is MIPTSAFAAFLFDMDGTVTNSIAATERVWTAWARRHGLDVETFLPTIHGVRAEETIRRQNLAGVDIAQEVAAVLAGEIADIDDVHPIPGAEAFLRDLPADRWAVVTSAQRDLALSRLTAAGLPIPTVLVTAEDVSRGKPAPDGYVLAAQRLGVSADACLVFEDAPAGVLAGEAAGAQVIVITAAHRHPFETEHPTLADYSGVRAKLGPDGLRLSKA
- a CDS encoding glycosyltransferase, giving the protein MITVVLPTRDSAARLVHVLPLLVPAAVDGLVKAVVFADAGSTDATLAIAEDSGARVVQAAGDAGARLAAGCAAARSAWILALGEDLMLPDAWRTPVEAHLAGGGGKPAFIAAPGPLGLAGRPLAVLASGEAITAAGGFKAGGDPLKALLGRLRPRAVRLRI
- a CDS encoding S1C family serine protease, whose product is MPSPFQGHEVEARLRPTANAYPFDLDRALSSVVALEAQVPADAFTARILGTERLGNGVVISENGLVLTMGYLVTEASQVVLTLNDGRRVQAHVLGFDSQTGLGLVQALEPLGLPALRLGASKVLEPGSPVVIAGAGGRAHAVAGRVLTRMPFAGYWEYLLDEAIITEPAHPHWSGAALVGPEGELVGVGSLSLAGQSRDGQAKPLNLFVPADLLPPILDDLARGKPAHPPRPWLGVFAQETESHVVLVGVSPGSPAARAELRAGDLILAVAGDEVSDLAEFYTALWDQGPAGVTVPLRIQREQDVFEVEIRSVDRNALLKKPRLN